A single region of the Alphaproteobacteria bacterium genome encodes:
- a CDS encoding cation:proton antiporter: MTEAIGAYIFYEIAALLVLAVAVGFVGLLLRQPLIVSFIAVGILAGPSALDIARSDEHIDLLAELGIAVLLFLVGLKLDLKLVRTLGPVALMTGLGQVAFTTMFGFLIGLALGLGTVTSLYVAIALTFSSTIIIVKLLSDKREIDSLHGRIALGFLIVQDLVVVLAMIVLSAIGVGTAGDNPVADILLVFGFSGAMLMGVGLFVRFLANPLVERLSNAPELLISFAIGWAVLLAALGHYLGFGKELGGLLAGVSLASTPFREAIAARLASLRDFFLLFFFIALGASLDLSILGASVVAAIVFSLFVLIGNPLIVLAIMGAMGYRKRTGFLAGLTVAQISEFSLIFMAMGVSIGHVSAEDLGLVTLVGLITIAASTYMITYSHQLYGKVGPLLGLFESRSAGRMEDVVPTTDSAHDIVIFGLGRYGLGIAQELQVAGRRVLGVDFSPVAVRFARAHGFDVVFGDATDPEFLAHLPLKGATWIVSAVPEHDTGVSHDDPRRSLIRSLRDLKLPARIAVAAHEEDTSQALRTVGADLVLLPFRDAAAHAAALITKDAPPSEVKTIDPEGQKEFTI, translated from the coding sequence ATGACGGAGGCGATCGGCGCCTATATCTTCTACGAGATCGCAGCGCTCCTCGTGCTTGCTGTCGCCGTCGGTTTTGTCGGATTGTTGCTGCGTCAGCCTCTGATTGTGAGCTTTATCGCCGTCGGCATTCTCGCCGGCCCATCGGCCCTCGACATCGCGCGCTCTGACGAGCACATCGACCTACTGGCGGAACTTGGCATCGCCGTCCTTCTTTTTCTTGTCGGGTTGAAACTCGACTTGAAACTGGTCCGTACATTGGGCCCAGTCGCGCTGATGACGGGACTCGGGCAAGTCGCCTTTACGACAATGTTTGGGTTTCTGATCGGTCTCGCACTAGGCCTCGGCACCGTGACAAGCCTCTACGTGGCGATCGCCCTTACGTTTTCATCGACAATTATCATTGTGAAGCTTCTGTCCGACAAGCGTGAGATCGACTCGCTGCATGGGCGGATCGCGCTTGGGTTCCTCATCGTCCAAGATCTTGTTGTCGTACTCGCCATGATCGTCCTGTCTGCAATCGGGGTCGGCACCGCAGGCGACAACCCTGTGGCGGACATTCTTCTCGTGTTCGGCTTTAGCGGCGCGATGCTCATGGGCGTGGGCCTGTTCGTCCGGTTCCTGGCAAACCCGCTGGTCGAACGGTTGTCCAATGCACCCGAACTCTTGATCTCCTTCGCCATAGGCTGGGCGGTTCTACTCGCGGCGCTCGGGCACTATCTCGGCTTTGGCAAAGAATTGGGGGGACTGCTCGCCGGCGTCTCCCTGGCCTCCACCCCATTCCGCGAGGCGATCGCCGCGCGGCTCGCCTCCCTGCGCGATTTCTTCTTGTTGTTTTTCTTCATCGCGCTAGGTGCTTCGCTCGACTTGTCGATCCTGGGCGCAAGCGTCGTTGCCGCCATCGTCTTTTCGCTTTTCGTTCTGATCGGAAACCCGCTTATCGTTTTGGCGATCATGGGCGCCATGGGCTATCGCAAGCGAACGGGGTTCCTCGCCGGCCTGACGGTGGCGCAGATCAGCGAGTTCTCCCTAATATTCATGGCGATGGGCGTTTCGATCGGGCATGTTTCGGCGGAAGACCTGGGCCTCGTCACCCTCGTGGGGCTCATCACGATCGCTGCCTCAACCTATATGATCACCTATTCCCACCAGCTCTACGGCAAGGTCGGGCCGCTGCTCGGTCTATTCGAATCGCGGTCGGCCGGTCGTATGGAAGACGTTGTGCCGACCACCGACAGCGCCCACGACATCGTCATATTCGGCCTGGGCCGCTATGGGCTCGGAATTGCTCAGGAACTCCAGGTAGCGGGCCGGCGGGTTCTCGGCGTCGACTTCAGCCCCGTTGCCGTACGTTTTGCGCGGGCGCACGGCTTCGACGTGGTGTTCGGCGATGCGACGGATCCAGAGTTTCTAGCCCACTTGCCACTCAAAGGCGCGACATGGATCGTATCGGCAGTGCCCGAGCATGACACAGGAGTATCTCATGACGACCCGCGCCGCTCGTTGATCCGTTCGCTGAGGGATTTAAAGCTCCCAGCGCGGATCGCCGTGGCGGCGCATGAAGAAGACACGTCACAGGCACTCCGCACCGTTGGCGCTGACCTCGTACTTTTGCCGTTTCGCGACGCTGCCGCGCACGCCGCCGCCCTAATCACGAAAGACGCGCCACCGTCGGAAGTGAAGACGATCGACCCGGAGGGGCAGAAGGAGTTCACCATATGA
- a CDS encoding ABC transporter permease, whose amino-acid sequence MRLGLYITRRLLMLAPVLVGVSIFCFLLIRVLPGDPILSIVPETATQEDIDRTRAQYGLDRPLVEQYGAYMAGVVRGDFGDSIQTNRAVVDQIAERLPRTLELVVLGFLLALVMAIVLGLFAALHAGRVGDHIARVGALVANSLPEFWLGLVLILVFFAALGIAPGPTGRISTGIDFEVVTGSLIIDSILTGNMPALVSALHHLMLPVLTLGVIVVAPMMRSVRASALQVMQSESYRCAAAHGLRPKTLLFGYLLRETMVRVPTLAALVLGNLIGGSVLVEFVFSWQGFGQWALRGLLLRDYPVIQAYVLVTASFYVVAFLVADVVQAALDPRIKV is encoded by the coding sequence GTGCGGCTTGGTCTCTACATAACGCGAAGACTATTGATGCTGGCGCCCGTTCTTGTGGGCGTCAGCATCTTTTGTTTTCTGTTGATCCGGGTGCTTCCCGGCGACCCAATACTGTCGATCGTTCCGGAAACCGCCACCCAGGAAGACATCGACCGGACCCGTGCCCAGTACGGCCTCGACCGGCCGCTGGTCGAGCAATACGGCGCTTACATGGCGGGGGTGGTACGGGGCGATTTCGGCGATTCTATTCAAACAAACCGCGCTGTCGTCGACCAAATCGCCGAACGCTTACCCCGGACCCTGGAACTCGTGGTGCTGGGCTTCCTCCTGGCACTCGTCATGGCCATCGTTCTCGGCCTCTTCGCCGCGCTCCACGCCGGCAGGGTCGGAGATCACATCGCCCGAGTGGGCGCGCTGGTCGCAAATTCCTTGCCCGAATTTTGGCTCGGCTTGGTGCTAATCCTCGTCTTCTTTGCCGCTCTTGGCATTGCCCCGGGCCCGACCGGACGGATCTCGACCGGCATCGATTTCGAGGTCGTTACCGGCTCGCTGATTATCGATTCCATACTTACCGGCAATATGCCGGCGCTGGTATCGGCCCTGCATCACTTGATGCTGCCGGTCCTAACCCTCGGTGTCATCGTCGTTGCGCCGATGATGCGCAGTGTCCGTGCGTCGGCGCTCCAGGTGATGCAATCCGAAAGCTACCGCTGTGCGGCGGCACACGGGCTGCGGCCGAAAACACTGTTGTTCGGCTATCTCCTGCGGGAAACCATGGTGCGGGTGCCCACCCTCGCAGCACTCGTACTCGGCAACTTGATCGGTGGAAGTGTGCTTGTCGAGTTCGTGTTCTCTTGGCAGGGCTTCGGACAATGGGCGTTGCGGGGTCTGTTGTTGCGGGACTACCCGGTGATCCAGGCGTACGTCCTGGTGACGGCATCTTTTTACGTCGTGGCTTTTCTTGTGGCCGACGTTGTCCAAGCGGCGCTCGATCCGCGGATCAAGGTCTAG
- a CDS encoding M14-type cytosolic carboxypeptidase: MIAIDSNFEGGSIAVRDASDAGNVRLNLKTDENAEESYWFFFRISGARGQTCRLVIENAGGAFRLAERKATDIPGPYQDYRACGSDDRATWCRVPTAFEDGALVITVTPDSDTFYLASFAPYSFERHCGLIAKAATAPHVTAAMLGSSPDGNAIDLLQIGAGGQGKKICWITARQHPSETMAAWFAEGLIERLIDPDDFLSRKLLRDCVFYIVPCMNPDGARQGKTRRNGGNVDLNREWVDPSATRSPEVFHVRNLMHRTGVDFYMDVHGDEELPYVFLGGPLEVPALTPAMRENFYAFEAALQQANPDYKTGYAYPGKRPETANLQMAWNYIGETFKCLSILVEQPFKDCEHALDAEKGYSPERAKRLGAASLVALNAVLPSL; the protein is encoded by the coding sequence ATGATCGCGATCGACAGCAATTTCGAAGGCGGCAGTATCGCCGTGCGCGACGCCAGCGATGCCGGGAACGTACGATTGAATCTCAAGACCGACGAGAACGCCGAAGAAAGCTATTGGTTTTTCTTTCGCATCTCCGGCGCGCGCGGCCAAACCTGCCGGTTGGTGATCGAGAACGCGGGCGGCGCCTTCCGCCTCGCCGAACGCAAAGCAACCGACATCCCCGGCCCCTATCAGGACTACCGCGCGTGCGGCTCGGACGATCGCGCGACTTGGTGCCGTGTACCGACGGCGTTCGAAGACGGGGCCCTCGTCATCACCGTGACGCCCGACAGCGACACGTTCTATCTCGCCAGCTTTGCCCCTTACAGTTTTGAGCGGCACTGCGGCCTAATTGCCAAGGCCGCCACGGCACCCCACGTGACGGCGGCGATGTTAGGCAGTTCACCGGATGGCAATGCGATCGATCTGTTGCAGATCGGGGCCGGCGGCCAAGGGAAGAAGATCTGCTGGATCACCGCCCGCCAGCACCCCTCCGAAACCATGGCCGCTTGGTTCGCCGAAGGCTTGATCGAACGTCTGATCGATCCGGACGACTTTCTAAGCCGCAAGCTTCTGAGGGACTGCGTCTTCTACATCGTTCCGTGCATGAACCCGGACGGCGCCCGGCAGGGCAAGACCCGGCGCAACGGCGGCAACGTGGACCTCAACCGCGAATGGGTGGACCCGTCGGCGACGCGGAGCCCCGAAGTGTTCCACGTCCGCAACCTGATGCACCGGACCGGGGTCGACTTCTATATGGACGTGCACGGCGACGAAGAGTTGCCCTACGTCTTCCTTGGCGGACCGCTCGAGGTGCCCGCGCTCACGCCGGCGATGCGGGAGAATTTCTACGCCTTCGAAGCGGCACTACAACAGGCCAACCCCGACTACAAAACGGGTTACGCCTATCCGGGCAAGCGGCCCGAGACGGCGAACCTGCAAATGGCGTGGAACTATATCGGCGAAACCTTCAAATGCCTCAGCATCTTGGTGGAGCAACCCTTCAAAGATTGCGAACACGCCCTGGACGCGGAGAAGGGTTACTCGCCGGAACGCGCCAAGCGGCTAGGCGCCGCGAGCCTGGTCGCACTGAACGCGGTCCTGCCCAGTCTCTAA
- a CDS encoding ABC transporter substrate-binding protein: MADKNLQDTSAAAVERTGPTRRQLLELGAGLGLMLTLTPTGTFAQGKSELTIAIPADLGGWDHDYLAFDLVGLAVMKNCYPFMLEYGVKDQDGAAVMDTENIVPVFAESWEGDAEGKVWTLKIRKGVTFPSGNPLTAKDVKWSKDRAFAAKANVAGVYRLIGLTEASQVEVVDDYTVRFTQSQPSDLSSHIQIISLYVFDSEELKKHATADDPWAKDWTTKNPQSGGAYNVVDYKPGQEIVLESNPSFPSAQPRVKRVKLQVIPAPANRRLLLEKGEVDIALGLSRRDINDMRGAKGIKVISSPSNEFVFMPMAMGTAPFDNPKVRQAMAHVVPYDAIVSNVYSGNARRSTSPVPLDMPGHSAKGYPFGFDIDKAKALLAEAGMAGGFESEIAILAGDVAQERAAVLVSSAARLAGIDLKITPLDPGTLFQRRREKTLPLQIASGQMWVNDIEYLLATSLTPGGFLNYAGYDSARIVEIFQTLNKTSDMATRNRLFDEVQTILARDVPWLVLAQPHFDLPVAASVSGWVQPVDGLFRLRYLDA; encoded by the coding sequence GTGGCAGACAAAAACCTACAAGACACGTCGGCAGCCGCCGTCGAGCGCACCGGACCGACGCGCCGCCAGCTCCTTGAGCTCGGCGCCGGCCTTGGTTTGATGCTGACGCTCACCCCGACCGGCACCTTCGCGCAGGGCAAGAGCGAACTCACCATCGCCATCCCCGCCGATCTTGGCGGCTGGGATCACGACTATTTGGCGTTCGACCTCGTCGGTCTAGCGGTGATGAAGAATTGTTACCCGTTCATGCTCGAATATGGGGTCAAAGATCAAGACGGCGCGGCCGTTATGGACACCGAAAACATCGTGCCGGTATTCGCGGAGTCCTGGGAAGGCGATGCGGAAGGAAAGGTATGGACCCTCAAGATCCGCAAAGGGGTCACCTTTCCGAGCGGCAATCCGCTTACCGCGAAGGACGTCAAGTGGTCGAAGGACCGGGCGTTCGCCGCTAAGGCGAACGTCGCAGGGGTCTACCGCTTGATCGGCTTGACCGAGGCGAGCCAGGTCGAAGTTGTCGACGATTACACGGTGCGCTTTACCCAGTCGCAACCCAGCGATCTGTCCAGCCACATCCAGATTATTTCCCTGTACGTCTTCGACTCCGAGGAACTTAAGAAGCACGCGACGGCCGACGATCCATGGGCCAAGGACTGGACCACGAAGAATCCTCAAAGTGGCGGGGCCTACAACGTCGTGGACTACAAGCCTGGGCAAGAGATCGTCCTCGAATCCAACCCGTCTTTCCCGAGCGCTCAACCGCGTGTGAAGCGGGTCAAGCTGCAGGTTATTCCGGCACCGGCAAACCGCCGCTTACTGTTGGAAAAGGGCGAGGTCGACATCGCCCTCGGGCTGTCCCGTCGCGACATCAACGACATGCGCGGCGCCAAGGGTATCAAGGTTATTTCCAGCCCCAGCAACGAGTTTGTGTTCATGCCGATGGCGATGGGCACCGCACCGTTCGACAACCCGAAGGTGCGCCAGGCGATGGCGCATGTGGTGCCCTACGATGCGATCGTCTCCAATGTCTATAGCGGCAATGCGCGGCGTTCGACGAGTCCGGTCCCACTCGATATGCCTGGCCATTCGGCGAAGGGTTACCCGTTCGGTTTCGATATCGACAAGGCCAAAGCGCTGCTCGCCGAAGCCGGCATGGCGGGCGGATTCGAGTCCGAAATCGCCATTTTGGCCGGCGACGTCGCGCAGGAGCGTGCGGCCGTCCTCGTGTCTAGCGCGGCCCGGCTTGCGGGGATCGACCTGAAGATCACGCCGCTCGACCCCGGTACGCTGTTCCAGCGCCGTCGTGAAAAAACCCTGCCGTTGCAGATTGCCAGCGGGCAGATGTGGGTCAACGATATCGAGTACCTGCTGGCCACCAGTCTGACGCCCGGTGGCTTTTTGAACTACGCCGGGTACGACAGCGCACGGATCGTCGAAATTTTCCAGACGCTTAACAAGACGTCCGACATGGCGACCCGCAACCGGTTGTTCGACGAGGTTCAAACCATCTTGGCGCGCGATGTGCCATGGCTCGTCCTCGCACAACCGCACTTCGACTTGCCGGTGGCCGCGAGTGTGTCCGGTTGGGTCCAGCCTGTGGATGGCCTCTTCCGCCTGCGCTACCTCGACGCCTGA
- a CDS encoding helix-turn-helix domain-containing protein, translating to MLSKPFMTTNEIAELLKVREPTVRSWIHGQELRAVKLGREFRVAVKDLETFVNERATRAPS from the coding sequence GTGCTCAGCAAACCGTTCATGACGACAAACGAAATCGCCGAGCTCCTTAAGGTCCGCGAGCCAACCGTTAGGTCCTGGATCCATGGCCAGGAATTGCGCGCAGTAAAATTGGGCCGAGAATTCCGGGTCGCCGTCAAAGACCTGGAGACCTTCGTGAACGAACGCGCGACCCGAGCACCGAGTTGA
- a CDS encoding ABC transporter ATP-binding protein, producing MTQALLDMQGVYVSLPTRGGTVAALNDVTLKVAKGEVLGLVGESGGGKSMMARVIAGLLPDGANLAGAVTVAGRNIVESSEADMALHRGSGAAMCFQNPRGALSPTRRVGQQLVDRLMRWQSMGKEQAWAAARDRFAEVGIRDPERRLRAFPHELSGGMCQRVMIALALACKPRLLLADEPTTGLDPTLTKDILKLFRDAAQRNDCGVIVISHDVASIAGVCDRIAVLYAGLLVEIGDTPAVVRDPLHPYTRSLLAAVPDLDGRLSVPLAGTMPRLSVPPSACPFETRCSLAEDRCRMDVPPPTESDDGRIVRCFRAGQPQSFPSVAPAATHTRQGTAQVPVVTLHDVEVRYASQFGQRGPRALRGVSLALAPGETLGIVGESGCGKSTLARVIMGLVRPTDGRAVVNGLDYGNATRADIRRLRRDIQMVFQDPVDSLSPRMTVEQNVSDPLRNADTAPSDMDGQIDRALTQVGLGPEFRKLYPRRLSGGQAQRVALARALIVDPRVIVFDEPTSALDVTVQAQILDLLRGLMADGTRSYVFVSHDLATVHGLCDRVAVLYLGRIVEQGPAETVLKQPRHPYTQALVEAVPALSGDRVVAPSKLRRDLDEAYEAPGCGLSPRCPYAEAACDDPQALRNLTNGHQVACWKAERLTMVEA from the coding sequence GTGACGCAAGCGTTGCTGGATATGCAGGGCGTCTACGTTTCGCTGCCGACCCGGGGTGGTACCGTTGCCGCGCTCAACGACGTCACTCTCAAGGTCGCGAAGGGGGAGGTGCTTGGCCTCGTCGGCGAAAGCGGCGGTGGCAAAAGCATGATGGCACGGGTGATCGCCGGCTTATTGCCCGACGGCGCCAATCTCGCCGGTGCTGTGACCGTTGCCGGTCGTAACATTGTCGAGAGCAGCGAAGCCGATATGGCGTTGCATCGGGGTAGCGGCGCGGCCATGTGTTTTCAGAACCCGCGCGGTGCCCTTAGCCCAACACGTCGTGTCGGCCAGCAACTGGTCGATCGACTCATGCGGTGGCAGAGCATGGGTAAAGAACAGGCCTGGGCAGCGGCGCGCGATCGCTTCGCCGAAGTAGGGATTCGCGATCCCGAACGGCGCCTGCGCGCCTTCCCCCATGAACTCTCCGGCGGGATGTGCCAGCGCGTGATGATCGCGCTTGCGTTGGCCTGCAAGCCGCGCCTCCTTCTCGCCGACGAACCGACCACCGGGCTGGATCCGACGCTCACTAAGGATATTCTTAAGCTCTTCCGTGACGCAGCGCAGCGCAACGACTGTGGGGTCATCGTCATTTCGCACGACGTTGCGTCGATCGCCGGTGTGTGCGACCGGATTGCTGTCCTCTATGCCGGTCTTCTGGTCGAAATCGGCGATACACCGGCCGTCGTGAGAGACCCGCTCCATCCCTACACGCGTTCCTTGCTGGCGGCAGTCCCCGATCTTGACGGCCGGCTGTCGGTCCCGCTCGCTGGCACCATGCCGCGCCTCAGCGTTCCGCCGTCGGCCTGTCCGTTTGAGACGCGCTGCAGCTTGGCCGAGGATCGATGTCGCATGGACGTGCCGCCGCCGACGGAAAGCGACGATGGACGGATCGTTAGATGTTTCCGTGCCGGCCAGCCGCAGTCGTTCCCCAGCGTCGCTCCCGCGGCAACTCATACGCGACAGGGTACGGCACAGGTTCCCGTCGTGACGTTGCACGATGTCGAGGTTCGCTACGCTAGCCAGTTTGGGCAGCGCGGCCCGCGGGCGCTACGTGGGGTGTCGCTGGCCCTGGCCCCCGGCGAAACGTTGGGCATCGTCGGTGAAAGCGGGTGCGGCAAGAGTACGCTGGCACGGGTGATCATGGGGCTGGTCCGGCCGACAGACGGGCGGGCGGTCGTGAACGGTCTCGACTACGGAAACGCGACACGCGCCGACATTCGCCGCCTGCGCCGCGATATTCAGATGGTGTTCCAGGATCCGGTCGATTCGCTTAGTCCACGCATGACGGTCGAGCAGAATGTCAGCGATCCCTTACGGAATGCGGATACCGCGCCCTCAGATATGGATGGACAAATCGACCGCGCGCTGACTCAGGTCGGCCTTGGGCCGGAGTTCCGAAAACTCTACCCGCGACGCCTGTCCGGTGGCCAAGCCCAGCGCGTCGCACTGGCGCGGGCGCTCATCGTCGACCCCCGCGTCATCGTGTTCGATGAACCGACGTCGGCCCTCGACGTCACGGTGCAGGCGCAGATCCTCGATTTGCTTCGCGGGTTGATGGCCGACGGCACGCGCTCGTACGTTTTCGTGTCGCACGATTTGGCCACGGTACACGGTCTTTGTGATCGGGTTGCCGTGCTTTATCTCGGCCGCATCGTCGAGCAGGGGCCCGCCGAGACGGTGTTGAAACAACCCCGTCACCCGTACACTCAGGCATTGGTCGAGGCTGTACCGGCGCTTTCCGGCGACCGAGTCGTGGCGCCATCGAAACTCCGGCGCGACCTGGATGAAGCGTACGAAGCACCTGGGTGCGGGCTGTCGCCGCGGTGTCCTTACGCCGAGGCAGCCTGTGACGACCCGCAGGCACTGCGCAATTTGACGAATGGCCACCAGGTTGCATGCTG
- a CDS encoding ABC transporter permease, with protein sequence MTLVETISGGKSAWHRRRPRAEISRPLILSGAAILSVVIAGGIFAPLLSPWGPEEIDFAAFLVPPSAAHPLGTDGNGMDIWSRVLFAARIDVGVSLAAVTLAVVVGSLIGGFVGYIGGWVDEIAMRLTDIVQAFPAFILALTVSAMFGGGLFNLTVAIGLIFAPAYVRIMRSEIRALRVRGFVEAAECAGNSRGSILFRHLFPNALMPVLVIAPLNCGWAMLTLAGLSFLGLGVPVPQAEWGAMISAGAADVVGGRWWTSIFPGIALFLSVFGFNLIGEGFLERSEQQ encoded by the coding sequence ATGACGCTCGTCGAAACCATCTCCGGCGGTAAGTCCGCATGGCATCGTCGCCGCCCGCGCGCGGAAATCAGTCGTCCCTTGATCCTTTCGGGCGCCGCGATTCTGTCTGTGGTGATTGCCGGCGGGATATTCGCGCCGCTGCTGTCGCCGTGGGGCCCCGAGGAGATTGATTTCGCGGCGTTCCTGGTCCCGCCCTCGGCAGCCCACCCGCTCGGAACCGACGGCAACGGCATGGACATTTGGAGCCGCGTGCTCTTTGCCGCGCGCATCGATGTCGGTGTCTCGCTTGCCGCCGTCACCCTCGCCGTCGTGGTCGGCAGTCTGATCGGCGGCTTCGTCGGCTACATCGGGGGATGGGTCGATGAAATCGCGATGCGATTGACCGACATCGTTCAAGCTTTTCCCGCGTTCATCCTGGCGCTCACAGTCTCGGCGATGTTCGGCGGCGGACTGTTCAATTTAACCGTCGCGATCGGTTTGATCTTTGCCCCGGCTTACGTGCGCATCATGCGCAGCGAAATTCGAGCCCTGCGTGTCCGCGGTTTCGTCGAGGCCGCTGAATGCGCGGGCAACAGCAGGGGGTCGATCCTTTTTCGTCACCTCTTTCCCAACGCGTTGATGCCGGTTCTGGTGATCGCACCGCTTAATTGCGGCTGGGCGATGCTTACTTTGGCGGGGCTATCATTCCTCGGTCTTGGCGTCCCGGTGCCGCAGGCCGAGTGGGGGGCGATGATCAGTGCGGGTGCGGCCGATGTCGTGGGCGGGCGTTGGTGGACGTCGATTTTTCCCGGGATCGCGCTTTTCCTTAGCGTATTCGGCTTCAACTTGATCGGCGAAGGCTTCCTCGAACGCTCGGAGCAACAGTGA
- a CDS encoding alpha/beta hydrolase produces MNDGTAKDPSADPAMPPEAARYVAETARRAAAAERSKQKVWRDVSYGGAAHQLLDVFAPPDSQGSALPLFIYIHGGGWTHGNKGWMSFMAPAIAALPAIFVSPNYGLAPDHTHPTPIEDCLRALAFVRNQAATYGADPDRVYIGGHSVGGHIAATIALRPDLRTAHGVPPGAIKACIPVSGLFRVLDTDPTAAKDHDEASPMHWAAQADMPFYVSYGEKDYARIVEENCDFIAALGRTGIALRVDELAGLDHYTANLCHGDTTSVWYRAVADLLRQYP; encoded by the coding sequence TTGAACGATGGCACCGCGAAAGATCCAAGCGCAGACCCGGCGATGCCACCCGAGGCGGCTCGCTACGTTGCTGAAACCGCCCGCCGCGCCGCCGCAGCAGAGCGGTCGAAACAAAAGGTATGGCGCGATGTGTCTTATGGCGGGGCGGCTCACCAGCTGCTCGACGTATTCGCCCCGCCAGACAGCCAAGGCAGCGCCCTTCCCCTCTTTATCTACATACACGGCGGCGGTTGGACCCACGGGAACAAAGGCTGGATGTCGTTCATGGCACCCGCGATCGCGGCGCTGCCGGCGATCTTTGTCAGCCCCAACTACGGCCTCGCCCCCGACCATACCCACCCGACACCGATCGAGGATTGCCTGCGCGCGCTCGCGTTTGTGCGCAATCAAGCGGCGACCTACGGCGCCGACCCCGACCGGGTCTATATCGGCGGCCATTCGGTCGGCGGCCACATTGCCGCGACAATCGCCTTGCGCCCGGATTTGCGGACCGCGCACGGCGTTCCCCCCGGTGCCATCAAGGCGTGCATCCCCGTGAGCGGTCTTTTTCGCGTCTTAGACACCGACCCGACCGCCGCCAAGGACCACGACGAGGCCAGTCCGATGCATTGGGCCGCCCAAGCGGACATGCCGTTCTACGTTTCCTACGGCGAAAAAGACTACGCCCGCATTGTCGAGGAGAATTGCGATTTCATCGCCGCCCTTGGCCGCACCGGGATCGCGCTGCGGGTCGACGAATTGGCCGGGCTGGACCACTACACTGCCAACCTCTGCCATGGCGATACAACGAGCGTGTGGTACCGAGCCGTGGCCGACCTGCTGCGCCAGTATCCCTGA
- a CDS encoding universal stress protein, giving the protein MNDATQADEGLAEFRPYRKLLVVCVPDKDNEETFTAATALAKTWGASVSVLAVIEPLPDINRISRATGASREEILSRIMNDHRTETLATLGRTGPEIRPTIDVRIGKPFIEIVRYVLDHDIDIVIKSAEELHGLHRHLFASTDQHLLRKCPCPVWLRRRGGLDSVRTILAAVDVDVAAAAEPETLTGLNRRILETATRIAASGDDESRVCVLHAWDAPGEGLIRTWSGAAGAHKAATAYVDEVQSAHWRALDRLVEHARTWAGPDISKRVKFVPLLERGEARDIIPAHVDTLKADTLVMGTIARSGVPGFIIGNTAEDILNSVDCSVATVKPPDYVSPLHVDDR; this is encoded by the coding sequence ATGAATGACGCGACGCAGGCGGACGAGGGACTAGCCGAGTTTCGTCCTTATCGAAAGTTGCTCGTCGTGTGCGTCCCGGACAAAGACAACGAAGAGACGTTCACCGCCGCAACGGCACTCGCCAAGACATGGGGTGCTAGTGTTTCGGTACTCGCGGTGATCGAGCCACTGCCGGACATCAATCGGATTTCTCGAGCTACCGGCGCCTCGCGTGAGGAAATTTTGAGCCGAATAATGAACGACCACCGGACCGAGACCCTCGCAACCCTCGGTCGTACGGGGCCGGAAATTCGACCCACGATCGACGTTCGAATCGGCAAACCCTTCATCGAAATCGTTCGGTACGTTCTCGATCACGACATCGATATAGTCATAAAGTCTGCGGAGGAACTGCACGGCCTTCATCGGCATCTGTTTGCAAGCACCGACCAGCACCTGTTGCGCAAATGCCCTTGCCCGGTCTGGTTACGGCGTCGCGGCGGCCTAGATTCGGTCAGGACGATCTTGGCAGCCGTCGATGTCGACGTCGCAGCAGCTGCGGAACCAGAAACGCTCACTGGTTTGAACCGGCGGATTTTGGAAACAGCGACACGGATTGCAGCCAGCGGAGACGACGAATCTCGTGTCTGTGTGCTACATGCTTGGGATGCGCCCGGCGAAGGCCTCATCCGCACATGGTCCGGTGCGGCCGGTGCGCATAAGGCAGCCACAGCCTATGTCGACGAAGTCCAATCGGCGCATTGGCGCGCACTTGACCGGCTTGTTGAACACGCCCGTACTTGGGCAGGACCAGACATCTCGAAGCGCGTAAAATTTGTCCCGCTTCTGGAACGCGGCGAAGCCAGAGACATCATCCCCGCACACGTAGATACACTTAAGGCGGACACTCTGGTCATGGGTACCATCGCCCGTTCTGGCGTACCTGGATTCATTATCGGCAATACGGCCGAGGACATCCTCAACAGCGTCGATTGCTCGGTGGCGACCGTGAAGCCGCCGGACTACGTGAGCCCCTTGCACGTTGACGATCGCTAG